From Pirellulales bacterium, a single genomic window includes:
- a CDS encoding ApaLI family restriction endonuclease gives MEKRKHEVSKKRPTGIEEAIRLAAREYGDKLKKAIDQRMVEMKEDDRSHFLIYQVLGIGDQEGRLVDEYQNKGRFVYKYAGSFLEEVAKLCFLEKYSDARSAQVPNTKGRRPKRFGIDCLIGSEAIEIKWRDATTDGDHILKEEARIEAIVDAKYVPIRVMFYYPNREQAIRIQRTLEKVYKGVNGQYYYGDAAWRYVKSRTGVDLLKILTKLARENAPKS, from the coding sequence ATGGAGAAACGGAAGCACGAGGTGAGCAAAAAGAGGCCGACAGGAATTGAAGAGGCGATTCGGCTCGCTGCGCGCGAATATGGTGACAAGCTGAAGAAAGCCATTGACCAGCGGATGGTCGAAATGAAGGAAGACGACAGATCGCATTTCTTGATCTACCAAGTGCTCGGAATCGGCGATCAGGAAGGTCGGTTGGTGGACGAGTACCAAAACAAGGGCCGTTTCGTCTATAAGTACGCCGGCTCGTTTCTGGAGGAAGTGGCGAAGCTCTGCTTTCTTGAAAAGTACTCCGATGCACGATCTGCTCAAGTCCCGAATACCAAAGGTCGGCGCCCGAAGAGGTTTGGAATCGATTGCCTGATCGGTTCGGAAGCAATCGAGATCAAGTGGCGGGATGCAACCACGGATGGCGACCATATTTTGAAAGAGGAGGCGCGCATCGAGGCAATCGTCGATGCCAAGTACGTGCCGATTCGCGTCATGTTCTATTACCCGAACCGCGAACAAGCAATCCGAATCCAAAGGACCCTTGAGAAGGTTTATAAGGGCGTAAACGGCCAATACTACTATGGCGATGCTGCTTGGCGGTACGTGAAGAGCAGGACCGGCGTTGACCTTCTTAAGATCCTCACCAAGTTAGCGCGAGAAAATGCACCAAAAAGCTGA